One segment of Brassica napus cultivar Da-Ae chromosome C3, Da-Ae, whole genome shotgun sequence DNA contains the following:
- the LOC106384562 gene encoding putative F-box protein At1g47790 encodes MEEHKKTREINRATQDDEDDRCRVDNIPLDLTLDILSRLPPKSIAGFLCVSKLWSSFITLPSFITSFASRSSSQPPCLLLTFTLLEKNTLLEKHSLLEKHFVFSFPQNQNEDGSYPPYHSYQMTNPKYSVITLSESVQGLILLKDLVVWNPTLRRFLTLPQPQETISVKGSPCSGYRSYLGYDPLEGKHKVLFMLRMEFTDQPRVLTLGGQESWRIITKGRCPMHSSSIGGYGRCFNGILYYEAYDTDGHRIIMSFDVKYENFHLIKILEGFYQMPCHMILYEGRLALVHKRTHDRNLHLYILNDSNGDEWLHEESCLHILAGLLLNGVTAAGELVFTSTKNESLYILYLNPRRNMMREALFEGIVDGDFRSRYGLCSNGGIYNISVFQNHTETLVSF; translated from the coding sequence ATGGAAGAACATAAGAAGACAAGAGAGATCAACAGAGCAACACAAGATGATGAGGATGATAGATGTCGAGTAGACAATATTCCTCTTGATCTAACCTTGGATATACTCTCAAGGCTTCCTCCAAAATCGATCGCAGGATTTCTCTGTGTATCCAAGCTCTGGTCTTCTTTCATCACACTTCCGAGTTTTATCACCTCCTTCGCGTCTCGGTCCTCTTCACAGCCTCCGTGTCTTCTGCTCACCTTCACACTTCTAGAGAAGAACACACTTCTAGAGAAGCACTCGCTTCTAGAGAAGCACTTCGTTTTCTCCTTTCCTCAAAACCAGAATGAAGACGGGTCATATCCTCCGTACCACAGTTATCAGATGACAAACCCAAAATATTCGGTTATTACACTATCCGAGAGCGTCCAGGGCTTGATTTTATTAAAGGATCTTGTAGTATGGAACCCAACCTTGAGAAGGTTTTTAACCTTACCACAACCCCAAGAAACCATCTCGGTTAAAGGTTCGCCTTGTTCGGGATACCGTTCTTATTTGGGCTACGATCCTTTGGAAGGTAAACACAAAGTATTGTTCATGTTGAGAATGGAATTTACCGACCAGCCACGGGTTCTTACATTGGGAGGTCAAGAATCATGGAGAATAATAACCAAAGGACGTTGCCCTATGCATTCCTCAAGTATAGGAGGATATGGGCGATGCTTCAATGGGATTCTGTATTACGAAGCTTATGATACTGATGGTCATCGTATAATAATGAGCTTTGATGTCAAATATGAAAACTTCCATCTTATCAAAATTCTGGAAGGTTTTTATCAAATGCCGTGTCATATGATACTTTATGAGGGAAGACTAGCCTTAGTTCATAAAAGGACACATGACCGTAATCTtcatctatatattttgaatgaTTCAAATGGAGACGAATGGTTGCATGAAGAAAGCTGTCTTCATATACTTGCTGGTCTATTGTTAAACGGTGTTACTGCTGCTGGTGAGCTTGTTTTTACCTCTACCAAGAATGAATCGCtttatattctatatttaaATCCGAGGAGAAACATGATGAGAGAAGCTTTGTTTGAAGGAATTGTGGATGGTGACTTTAGAAGTCGTTATGGACTTTGTAGCAACGGCGGTATATACAATATTAGTGTTTTCCAAAACCACACCGAGACTCTTGTGTCTTTCTAA